The DNA sequence CGAAGGCGCGGGCCGGCCTGGTGGTCGCCGAGTTGCCCCGCTGACCGTCCGTGTGACGAATCCGCCTCCGGGTCGCCGCCCGCGCGTCGGCCCGGGGGCGGGCCTGTCAGACTGCGCGGTATGCGCGTCTATCTGGGATCCGACCACGCCGGTTTCGAGCTGAAGGTGCACCTGGCCAACCATCTGGCCAAGCAGGGCTACGAGGTGGTGGACGTGGGTCCGCACGCCTTCGACCCGGACGACGACTACCCGGCGTTCTGCCTGCACACCGGCGACCGGGTGGTCGGCGACCCGGGCAGCCTCGGCGTGGTGATCGGCGGCTCCGGCAACGGCGAGCAGATCGCCGCGAACAAGGTGGCCGGCGTCCGGGCGGCGCTCGCCTGGAACATCGACACCGCCCAGCTGTCCCGGGAGCACAACGACGCCAACGTCATCGCGATCGGCGCGCGACAGCACACGCTGGACGAGGCCACCGCCCTGGTCGAGGCGTTCCTGACCACGGCGTTCTCCGGCAACCCCCGGCACAGCCGGCGCATCGCCCAGGTGGCCGACTACGAGCAGAGCCGCCGGCTGCCGGAGCTGCCGGCCTGACGTGTGCGGCCGGGCCGGTCCGGCCGACGCGGTGGTCAGCGTCCGCCGCGCGGCAGGTCCTCGCGGGGCACCCAGTTGCGGCGCACCAGCACCACCCGCGCCTCGGCCTCGGCGAGGTCGTCCTCGCCGGGGCGGGCGGCGTCCCGGGCCCGCAGCGCGGCGGTGACGCTCACCTGCGACGACCCCGAACCGACGAGACCGCGTAGCCCCCGTTCGCCCTCATCGGCGGACGGGGCGCCGCGTCGTCCCCGCGGCTCCGAAGGCTCCAGCTCGGCGCGTCGGGCGCCGCGCGGCGCCCGGCGGCCGTCCTCCGACGATTCCGGCTCGGCGCGTCGGGCGACGCGGGGCGGTCGGGGGATGACGTCGTCGTCGACCGCGGCCGTGGTCGCGTTCGTCTCCCCGGCCGACGGCGGCTCGGTCGCCTCGCCGTGATGCCGCAGTCTCCGCCGCCGCCGCTCCGCCTCACCCACCCCCCGACCGTACCGCCCCGCCCCACCGCCCACCCCCCGTCCACCACCCCGGGTTCCTCGGGGCCACCGTCGGACGATCATGAAGTCGGCGGGGACGATCCGGACACACCGCACCGCCAACCTCATGATCACCGACGCGGGCCGGGGCCGGGTGGGTCAGAAGGTCTCCATGGGGGACGGGGCGCGGTGCCAGGTGAACGCGGGGGCGGTGGCGGTCAGCGTGTTCGGGAGCAGTTCGCGGACGCGGCCGGCGGCGGCCAGCGCGGCCGGCGTGGTGCCGCCCAGATGGAGCTCGCCGAGCGCGCGGACGTCGCAGGCCAGCCCGGCCGGCGCGGTGGTGGCCGTGCACTCCGCGCCCGCCGGCCCGCCGACCAGCCGCCACCGGCCGGTGTTCTCCGGCAGCAGCTCGTCGGTGACCTCGATCACCACGTCCACGTCGGTGGCGTACCGGCGGGCGGCGAGCGCGGCCGGCACGTCCACCACCCGCACCCAGAGCGCGTCGGCGAGCTGCGGGGCGAGCTGGCGGGGCTCGTCCACCAGGCGCAGCAGCGGCTCGTCCACGGCGGCGACGGGGAACGACAGCCGCCGGGTCAGGTCGACGGAGAGCAGCAGCCGCCACAGCGCCAGGGACGCCTCCGGCGTGACGGCCACCACCTCGCCGACCTGCACCTCGCCCCGGGGGACGTCGCCGATCCAGGCTTCCTTCGTCCGGTAGAGCGCGTACCCGTCGAGCCCGTCCGGGCCGTCGTGCAGCAGCACCCGCCGTTCGGTGGCGCCGCCCCGTCGCCCCTTCGCGTCCGCCAGCACGTACGCCCACCAGCGCTCGTCCCGCCGGGACCAGCCGGGCCGGTCGGCGCGCGCCCGCTCGTACAGCCGGGCCAACTCGGCGGCGTGCGGGGCCGGCCGGTCCAGGCGCAGCGTGCCCTCGGCGGGCGTCGGGGCGGGCAGCCGCAGCCCGGTGGTGTCCGCGGTCAGCATCAGCCGCTGCGCCGCCGAGCCGTAGCCGAAGCGGGGATAGATGCGGCCCTCGCTGGCCCAGAGCACCGCGACCGGCTCCCGGCCGGCGTCGCGGACCTCGCGCAACTGCCGGCGCATCAGCCCGGTGAGCAGGCCGCGACGGCGGTGCGTCGGGGCGACCGCCACCATGCTCACGTGCGCGGCCGGCACGCTCCCGCCCGGCACGGCCAGCTCGCGGCTGAACGCGGCGGCGTGCGCGACCACCGTCTGACCGTCGCGGACCAGCAGGGACCGTTCCGGCTCGAAGATCGGGCGCTCGACCTCCTGCACCTCGGGGTCGAGGTCGCCGTGGAAGGCGAACGCCAGGAAGGCGGCGATCTCGTCGAAGTCGTCGGCCCGGGGCACCACCGCGTCGCTCATCGCACGTGTGTACCCCATCGCCCTCGGGGTCGGCACCCTATTTGCCGGGTGGCTACCCTCGACTACGAGGCGGACGTCGGTCGAGGGGGAGGACGAGGCATGGCGGACCAGACACAGCCGTGGGCGGAGCGCACCGTGGAGGTGCCGCCCCGACCGGGGGTGGTGCCCTCCCAGCGGGACGCGTTCCAGCGCGGGGTGGCGGCGGTCGGCCGGCCGCGTACGCCCCGGACCGAGCAGTTCCCCACCGTCGAGCAGGGGGTGTCCGGCGACTGGGCCGACGCGCCGGCGCCGCGCCGGTCGATGAGCTGGCACCTCGCGCAGGCCCGCCGGGGCGGGGAGTGGAGCGCGGCCGGCGCCCTGTTCACGTTCGTCTGCTGGGGCATCTGGGCGATCTCCGGCCGGGGCAACCTGGTCGCCCCGCTGCTCACGTTCGTGCTCAGCCTGCTCACCGCGGTCGGCCTGTTCGCGCTGGCCCGGCTGCTCGGCCGGCTGATCCTGGAGCGGCAGCTCGGTCGGGTGCGCCGCAGCGCGCGGGGCGCGCACATGATCACGGCGTTGTTCCTGGCCGGCGTCGGGGTGGCCTACCTCCAGCAGACCGAGTGGGTGGTCTCGGCCTGGAACTGGGTCACCGGCAACTGACGTCCGGGACGCGCGGGCGGGTCGGCGTCGGAAGCCGCCGCCCGCCCGGGCCCCGGTCGCGGTACGCCGCGACGCCGGCCGTCACTCCACCAGGACGGCGCTCGCATTACCCCGCCCGGTCCGGTTCATCCGTCGCCCGTTGGGCTGAGGCTCACTCCCCGGCGTCGGCCTTCGGCGAGGCGACCCGCGCGGCGGGGTCCTCGACACCCGGCTCGCCCCCACCGGGCGCCACCATGCCGTCGTAGTTGTAGACCACCCCGTCGTCGCCGTGCTGCTGCGTGGTCCGGATGTAGCGGTGGATCATGCCGTCGATCTCGATCTCCACCAGGGCCTGGTCAACCGCGTCCTGGCTGCTGCCGTCCTTGGGCCCGCCCACCAGGTACGCCTTCGTGTTCGTCTCCATGTGGCCGCCCTACCCGCGCCCGGGGGGCCGGAAACCGCGGTCCCCGGCCGACGTGCCGGCCGGGGACCGCCCGGGTCACCGTGCGCCGGCCGCGTAGTCGCGGGCCACCCGGACCAGTTCCACCAGGCCGCCGGCGTACTCCTGGGACTCGCCGTGCGCCTCGTCGAAGGGTGGCTGGAAGCCGACGCCCTCCCACTGCCCGGTGGCCTCGTTCCACCTGTCGTTGCCGACCTCGAAGTCCCAGGCGAAGATGCCCAGCTCGTAGTAGAGCTGGTCGGCCGAGTTGCCGGCCGCCGAGTAGAGCACGTCCGCGACCGGGCCGGTCTGTGACGGCCAGGTGACCGTGCCGCGCTCGGTGGCGATGGCCCCGACGATGCGGCGCGCGCTGGCCAGGAACAGCGTCGACTCGTCGATCGACGGGCGCGGCAGCGTCACCCGGCCGTCCGCCCGGTACGCGCCGGGCGGCCACATGAAGTAGCCGCCGTAGGAGTGCACGTTCATCGCGAACCTGATGTTCGGGTGCGCCCGGGCCAGGTCGATCACGTTGCGGCTCTCCGCCTCGGACAGCTCGGCGGTGCCCGCGTAGTTGCCGGACAGGCAGTTGGCGCTGGCGCCCACGTACCCGTCGAACAGCGACCCGACCGTGTAGTTGCGGTTGACGTCCACCCCCCAACTGGTGCGGTACCCGGGGTCGCGGGCGGCGCCGGTGCAGTGGTTGACCAGGTTCTTGCGCTGGAGGTTGTAGTCGTGGAACGAGTAGTTCGCGCCGTCCGGGTTCACGGTCGGGATCACGAACACGTCCACCTGCTCCAGCAGTTGCCGGGTCGCCGCGTCGGTGCGGGCGTTGGCCAGCAGCCGCTCCGCGAACTCCAGCGTGACCAGTGGCGTCGCCCACTCCCGGGCGTGTTCCTGCGAGTACGCGAGCACCCCGACGCGGGAGCCGTCCCGGTGCTTGCCGATCCGCAGCGCCTGCACGGTCCACGGGTGGGCCGGCACCTCGGTGCCCTGGAGTCCGTCGTCGAGGCGTACCGGGCCGGCCACCGGCATCGGCAGCCCGGCCGAGCCGTCCTCCACGGTGGCCCGGAAGCGGCTGCCCTGCCGCGCGTTGATCGCGGCGGCGACGTCGTCGGTGCTGCTGGTGACCTTGCCGGCGGCGTCGGTGGCCAGCGAGACCGTGAGCACCCGGTCCCGGTACCGGACGGTCAGCGGCCGGCCGGCCCGGCCCGGGTCGACGGTGCGCGCCTGCACCCCGTTCATGCCCTGGTCGCCGAAGCGGACCGACTCGACGACCACCGCGGCGGCGGCCGGGTCGCCGAGGTACCCGGCGGCGGTGCGGCGGTAGCCCTGGGTGCGGTTCGGCAGGTCGATGACGTCGACCAGGTCGCGGTACTGGCGGCCGAGCCGGGCGATCCGCGCCTTGATGTCGACAGGCGTCAGGTAGGCGTCGATGAAGTCCTTCTGGTAGCCGGCCGGCTGCGGCGGCGGGGCGGCGTCCAGCCAGAGCGCGGGGGTGACCGGCCGACTCGTCCCGCCCAGGCTGGAGGTGGCGGTGAGCTGCACCGGCCGGCCGGGCACCGGCTGCGGCAGCGCGTAGTGGTACTGGTACTCACCCGAGTCCTCGAACCGGTACAGCGGGAAGGAGCCGGTGGCCCCGTCCGCCGTCCGCCAGCTCACCGTGATCTCCACGTCCGGGTCGTCGGTGGCGGTGGTGGCCACCTGGGCCTGGAGGAACGTCTTCCCGCCGGTGGTCCACCAGTACGCCTGGAGGAACTGGAGCGTGTCGGTCCCGTCGGCGGCACGCAGCCCGGCGCGGGTACGGGCCTGCGCGGCGCGGGTGCTCTCGGCGAGCCGCCGGGCGCCGTCGTCGGCGCGTTGCACCACCTGGAGCGCGTCCGCCCCCTGCCGGGTGAGGTCGGCGAGCTGCCGACCGGTGAGAACGAGGTCGGCGACCGGGTGGCCGTCGCGGGAGCGGGGTCGGTTGGCCAGGTCGGCGCCGCCGGCGACCAGGCGGGCGAGCTGCGCCTCGTCGGCCAGCCGCACCCGGACCAGAGCGGTCTCGGTGGAGGCGAGGGTGATCGCGGGTGCGGCCGGCGCGGCCACGCCGGGACCGGGGTGGGACAGGGCGGCGGTGATCAGGATGCTGGTGGTGGCGAGTGCGGTCCACCGTCGTCGGACGAACAAGGTGCCTCCTGACGGACGTCGATCTCACTGACGTCCAGACCAGTCGAGGCATCGACGGCTGTCAAGCTCACTTTCGGTCGCGCCGGTCGCGCCGGTCGCGCGGGTCGTTTCGGTCAGCCGGCGAACCGGTACAGCCGGAACTCCTTCTCCGCGCCGCACACCAGCACCTCGGTGTTCCAGGAGCACGACTCGCTGCGGATCTGCTTCACGTCGCCCATCTCGACCGGCTTTCCGTCCACCGCCAGCCCGGCGAGCACCCGGTCGTCCTCGTAGCCGCTCGGCGCCTTGCCGAAGAGCAGCAGGTTGCCGGCGTCCAGCCGGACCGCCACCCCGTCCCGGTCGCGCAGCACCGGCTTGCCGTCCGGGGCGAACACCGTCACCGCGTCC is a window from the Micromonospora sp. DSM 45708 genome containing:
- a CDS encoding ribose-5-phosphate isomerase, yielding MRVYLGSDHAGFELKVHLANHLAKQGYEVVDVGPHAFDPDDDYPAFCLHTGDRVVGDPGSLGVVIGGSGNGEQIAANKVAGVRAALAWNIDTAQLSREHNDANVIAIGARQHTLDEATALVEAFLTTAFSGNPRHSRRIAQVADYEQSRRLPELPA
- a CDS encoding GNAT family N-acetyltransferase, whose amino-acid sequence is MSDAVVPRADDFDEIAAFLAFAFHGDLDPEVQEVERPIFEPERSLLVRDGQTVVAHAAAFSRELAVPGGSVPAAHVSMVAVAPTHRRRGLLTGLMRRQLREVRDAGREPVAVLWASEGRIYPRFGYGSAAQRLMLTADTTGLRLPAPTPAEGTLRLDRPAPHAAELARLYERARADRPGWSRRDERWWAYVLADAKGRRGGATERRVLLHDGPDGLDGYALYRTKEAWIGDVPRGEVQVGEVVAVTPEASLALWRLLLSVDLTRRLSFPVAAVDEPLLRLVDEPRQLAPQLADALWVRVVDVPAALAARRYATDVDVVIEVTDELLPENTGRWRLVGGPAGAECTATTAPAGLACDVRALGELHLGGTTPAALAAAGRVRELLPNTLTATAPAFTWHRAPSPMETF
- a CDS encoding M14 family zinc carboxypeptidase; the protein is MFVRRRWTALATTSILITAALSHPGPGVAAPAAPAITLASTETALVRVRLADEAQLARLVAGGADLANRPRSRDGHPVADLVLTGRQLADLTRQGADALQVVQRADDGARRLAESTRAAQARTRAGLRAADGTDTLQFLQAYWWTTGGKTFLQAQVATTATDDPDVEITVSWRTADGATGSFPLYRFEDSGEYQYHYALPQPVPGRPVQLTATSSLGGTSRPVTPALWLDAAPPPQPAGYQKDFIDAYLTPVDIKARIARLGRQYRDLVDVIDLPNRTQGYRRTAAGYLGDPAAAAVVVESVRFGDQGMNGVQARTVDPGRAGRPLTVRYRDRVLTVSLATDAAGKVTSSTDDVAAAINARQGSRFRATVEDGSAGLPMPVAGPVRLDDGLQGTEVPAHPWTVQALRIGKHRDGSRVGVLAYSQEHAREWATPLVTLEFAERLLANARTDAATRQLLEQVDVFVIPTVNPDGANYSFHDYNLQRKNLVNHCTGAARDPGYRTSWGVDVNRNYTVGSLFDGYVGASANCLSGNYAGTAELSEAESRNVIDLARAHPNIRFAMNVHSYGGYFMWPPGAYRADGRVTLPRPSIDESTLFLASARRIVGAIATERGTVTWPSQTGPVADVLYSAAGNSADQLYYELGIFAWDFEVGNDRWNEATGQWEGVGFQPPFDEAHGESQEYAGGLVELVRVARDYAAGAR